One genomic window of Sardina pilchardus chromosome 15, fSarPil1.1, whole genome shotgun sequence includes the following:
- the b3gnt7 gene encoding UDP-GlcNAc:betaGal beta-1,3-N-acetylglucosaminyltransferase 7, producing MMTSRDRWRVCKRVCLMFFLAGVTLTVVQRGNIGTGPQFELDRQTRKEPSEEADVHKRGPHALASHFWKPMKPKKPKQEASTEDEPHHVTQEHVTQEHITKSWDITSANCSANLNFTSTEWFAGLEPTFKQFLLYRHCRFFPMTINHPEKCSGDIYLLMVVKSIITQHDRREVIRKTWGKEQVIDGKKIKTLFLLGASSNEAEKANHQKLLEYEDYIYGDILQWDFMDSFFNLTLKETHFLKWFSSYCPGVRYIFKGDDDVFVNVPNIIEYLEISSDVKNLFAGDVIFKARPIRKKDNKYYIPQALYNKTHYPPYAGGGGFLMDGPLARKLYSVSETLELYPIDDVFLGMCLEVLQVTPIRHNAFKTFGLMRNKKSKLNREPCFFRSMIVVHKLLPPDLMDMWKLVNSNLVCSQKVQLL from the exons AT GATGACTTCCAGGGACCGATGGAGAGTTTGCAAGAGGGTGTGTCTGATGTTCTTTCTGGCTGGGGTCACCCTAACTGTTGTTCAGAGGGGCAACATCGGCACTGGGCCACAGTTTGAGCTGGATCGGCAGACCCGGAAGGAGCCTTCTGAGGAGGCCGACGTGCACAAGAGGGGCCCCCACGCCCTGGCCAGTCACTTCTGGAAGCCCATGAAGCCTAAGAAGCCCAAGCAGGAGGCCTCCACCGAGGATGAGCCTCACCACGTCACCCAGGAGCACGTCACCCAGGAGCACATCACCAAGAGCTGGGACATCACCAGTGCCAACTGCAGCGCCAACCTCAATTTCACCAGCACCGAGTGGTTCGCGGGGCTGGAGCCCACCTTCAAGCAGTTCCTGCTTTACCGGCACTGCCGTTTCTTTCCCATGACAATAAATCATCCGGAGAAGTGCTCGGGGGACATCTACCTGCTGATGGTGGTGAAGTCCATCATCACACAGCACGACCGCAGGGAGGTTATACGCAAAACGTGGGGCAAGGAGCAGGTGATCGATGGGAAGAAGATCAAAACCCTCTTCCTGCTTGGAGCTTCATCCAATGAGGCGGAGAAGGCCAACCACCAGAAGCTGCTCGAGTATGAGGACTACATCTATGGAGACATCCTGCAGTGGGATTTCATGGATAGCTTCTTCAACCTCACCCTCAAAGAAACACACTTCCTTAAGTGGTTCTCCTCCTACTGTCCAGGTGTTCGCTACATCTTCAAGGGTGATGACGACGTGTTTGTCAATGTGCCAAACATAATTGAGTATCTGGAGATTAGTTCCGATGTTAAAAATCTATTTGCTGGTGATGTCATCTTTAAGGCAAGGCCTATCCGTAAGAAGGATAACAAATATTACATTCCACAAGCGCTGTACAACAAGACCCATTATCCACCttatgctggtggtggtggatttTTAATGGATGGCCCTCTTGCACGAAAGCTGTATTCAGTCTCTGAGACTTTGGAGCTGTATCCTATTGACGATGTATTCCTTGGCATGTGTTTAGAAGTCCTTCAAGTCACACCAATCAGACACAATGCGTTCAAGACATTTGGACTTATGAGAAACAAGAAGAGCAAACTGAATAGAGAACCATGTTTTTTCAGAAGCATGATCGTAGTACACAAACTGCTTCCCCCAGATCTCATGGACATGTGGAAACTAGTCAACAGCAACCTTGTGTGCTCACAGAAAGTACAGCTCTTATAG